The Candidatus Neomarinimicrobiota bacterium genome has a window encoding:
- a CDS encoding peptidylprolyl isomerase, which produces MKITSKINNLHIALIFITLLAYSVPLKSQVVDGIAAIVGDEIILKSEVDQFAQSQAIRLRIDPNRSPNRFESLWRKTLQTMIDQKILLDRAEIDSIDVTEREVEETLDFQIEGIIQRLGSKEKAEEIIGYSLNKLKRTYREEIRKQKLVEKIQQRKFSDLTASRREVEDFFNEQSDSLPELKPAIRIGHILLEINPGAGANESAFNKADSIYTLIKNGENFSELAQKHSEDTISALKGGELGFMRRGTLVPEFEEASYLLSPGEVSNIVKTEFGYHIIKMIERRGELINVKHILVMLKSNERDEKLIVDKLNLLKEKLIAGEDFETLALEHSEDPEINSNKGILGWFDLTSLSIPQFSAVLDTLPVGDISSPFKTDFGYHIVTIFEKREGGVLTLEKNWHDIEAIVIRNKRLRVYNEWLNSLRNEVFIDIKM; this is translated from the coding sequence ATGAAAATTACTTCAAAAATAAATAACCTACACATAGCCTTAATCTTTATTACTCTTTTGGCATATTCTGTTCCGTTAAAATCGCAGGTCGTGGATGGAATCGCTGCAATTGTGGGAGACGAGATAATATTAAAGAGCGAGGTTGACCAATTTGCCCAATCACAAGCGATCCGGCTGCGGATTGACCCGAATAGAAGCCCGAATCGCTTTGAGAGTCTTTGGAGAAAGACGCTCCAAACAATGATAGACCAAAAAATATTATTAGACCGTGCCGAAATAGACAGTATTGATGTTACCGAAAGAGAAGTGGAAGAAACCTTAGACTTTCAAATTGAGGGTATCATCCAACGGCTAGGGTCAAAAGAAAAAGCCGAAGAGATTATCGGATATTCTTTGAACAAATTGAAGCGAACTTATCGAGAAGAGATTAGAAAACAGAAACTTGTTGAAAAAATTCAACAAAGAAAATTCAGCGATCTAACTGCCAGTCGCCGAGAGGTGGAAGATTTTTTCAATGAACAATCAGACAGCCTTCCGGAGTTAAAGCCGGCTATCAGAATCGGTCACATTCTCCTTGAGATTAATCCGGGAGCTGGAGCCAATGAATCAGCATTCAATAAAGCCGATAGCATATATACTCTCATAAAAAACGGCGAGAATTTTTCTGAACTAGCCCAGAAACACTCCGAAGACACAATCTCTGCCTTAAAGGGCGGAGAACTCGGATTTATGCGAAGGGGTACGCTTGTGCCGGAATTTGAAGAGGCATCATATTTACTATCCCCGGGCGAAGTAAGCAATATTGTAAAAACTGAATTCGGTTACCATATAATTAAAATGATTGAAAGACGTGGGGAGCTAATAAATGTTAAGCATATTCTTGTTATGCTTAAATCAAATGAGCGCGATGAAAAGCTGATTGTTGATAAACTTAATTTATTAAAAGAGAAATTAATCGCAGGTGAAGATTTTGAGACTCTTGCCTTAGAACATAGCGAAGATCCTGAAATAAACAGTAATAAGGGAATCCTTGGTTGGTTTGATTTAACATCACTTAGCATACCTCAATTTTCTGCTGTTCTTGATACATTGCCTGTTGGCGATATCAGTAGCCCGTTTAAAACTGATTTCGGTTATCACATCGTAACCATCTTCGAAAAACGAGAAGGCGGAGTGTTGACTCTTGAGAAAAATTGGCATGATATTGAAGCTATTGTAATCAGAAATAAGCGGCTTAGGGTTTATAACGAGTGGCTGAATTCTCTCAGAAATGAAGTCTTTATAGATATTAAAATGTGA